Proteins encoded by one window of Centroberyx gerrardi isolate f3 chromosome 21, fCenGer3.hap1.cur.20231027, whole genome shotgun sequence:
- the c21h7orf57 gene encoding uncharacterized protein C7orf57 homolog, which translates to MSAAVPNHRRTKPGGIKPGAPSNGVSGPTSQIPGLSQSADDSAPVERISGRRVGIFETDSEYVKLAKQGGQKGLLSHDVDFEAKPGKPYNPPEWFGGEKSGSNATSPDGQLGTARQPLAAPFGTDNSSTWERETDSFTHAKEKLSPDSTIQDMEGLSITDTNKYKRTSYDKKAPPVSMSKLLSFGYVEDEKKSPDDDDASSVTSEQTSTVATEDVDDLE; encoded by the exons ATGAGCGCTGCTGTCCCCAACCACCGAAGGACCAAGCCTGGAG GCATTAAGCCTGGGGCTCCGTCCAACGGCGTATCTGGGCCGACCTCCCAGATCCCCGGTCTGTCCCAGAGCGCCGACGACAGCGCTCCGGTGGAGAGGATCAGCGGCCGACGCGTCGGCATCTTCGAGACGGACTCCGAATACGTCAAGCTCGCCAagcagggaggacagaaag GGTTGTTGAGCCATGATGTTGACTTTGAGGCCAAACCAGGAAAACCCTACAATCCTCCTGAGTGGTTTGGCGGTGAGAAGAG CGGAAGCAATGCAACGTCTCCGGACGGCCAGCTGGGGACGGCCAGGCAGCCTCTCGCTGCACCGTTTGGCACTGATAACAGTTCCACCTGGGAAAGAGAGACTGATAGCTTTACCCATGCTAAAGAAAAG TTGTCCCCTGACAGCACCATCCAGGACATGGAGGGTCTGTCCATAACCGATACCAACAAATACAAGAGAAC GTCTTATGACAAGAAGGCTCCTCCGGTCAGCATGTCCAAGCTGCTGAGCTTCGGCTACGTGGAGGATGAGAAGAAATCCCCCGACGACGACGATGCCTCAA GCGTGACCTCGGAACAGACGAGCACCGTGGCGACGGAGGACGTGGACGATCTGGAGTAG